The sequence below is a genomic window from Streptomyces sp. NBC_00289.
ACCTGCACGGCGCCTACCCGTCCTGGAACGACGAGGAACTCTTCCAGCGCGCCCGGCTCGTCAACGCCGCACTCCTCGCCAAGATCCACACCGTGGAGTGGACACCGGCCGTGATCAGCCACCCCACCACCGTCATGGCACTGCGCGCCAACTGGTGGGGCCTCGCGGGCGAACGCGTCCACGACCTCTTCGGCCGGATCAGCGACAGCGAGGTCGTCAGCGGCATCCCCGGCGGCGAGACGGACCACTACGGCGTCCCGTACTCCCTCACCGAGGAGTTCGTGGCCGTCTACCGCATGCACCCGCTCATCCGCGACGAGTGGCACCTGCGCACCGCCGCCGACGACACGAGCCTGCGCCACTGCACCCTCCGCGACATCTCGGGCCCCGGAGCGCTGAAGGTTCTGGAGACCACCGAGATGGCCGATCTGCTCTACAGCTTCGGCACCCTCCACCCCGGACTGGTCACCCTGCACAACTTCCCCAGGTTCCTCCAGGAGTTCGAGCGTCCAGACGGGCAACTGCAGGACCTCGCCGCCACCGACATCCTGCGTTCACGGGAGTTGGGCGTGCCCCGCTACAACGAGTTCCGGCGGCTGCTGCGGCTGAAGCCGGCGGCGGACTTCCAGGATCTGACAGGGAACCGGGCGTGGGCCGAGCAGATCCAGTCGCTCTACGACGGCGACATCGAGAAGGTCGACCTCATGGTCGGGCTGTACGCGGAGAAGCTCCCGGCCGGATTCGCTTTCAGCGACACGGCGTTCCGCATCTTCATCCTGATGGCCTCACGCCGGCTGAACAGCGACCGCTTCTTCACCGAGCACTACACCCCCGAGGTGTACTCCAAGGCCGGCATGGCCTGGATCGACGACAACTCCCTGATCACGGTGCTGCTGCGTCACCACCCGGAGCTGCGTACGGCTCTCACGGGGCTGACGAACGCCTTCGCGCCGTGGCAGACCGCCGGAAGGACGGTGACCTGAGATGGCAGCGACGGAGAGGTCCCGCGAGGAACGCGAGCGCCAGGTCGCGGCGGCCGCCGCGCGCTACGGAGAGACCGGCGACGCGCGGCGGGCGGTCGAGCGGAGCCAGGACGCCGGGGTCACGTTCCCGGATTCCGAGGAAGCGCTCGCGGCGCGCGCGGCACGACTGCTCGACCGCCACGCGGTGCCCGCCGCCTTGGTGGTGGAGGCCGTCCGGGCGGAACCGCTGGCCGCGACCGCCGCGTACGAACGCATCCTCGGGGTGTCCAGGGATCTGCAGGCATCGAGCTTCCTGCCGCGCGGCGCCCGGGCCGCACGCACCGTCGCCCGGATCTCGGTCCGGGAGAACGGGCGCGAGCTGCCCCTCGGCACCGGCTTCCTGGTGTCGCCGAGCCTGCTGATGACCAACCATCACGTGCTCACCGACGCGG
It includes:
- a CDS encoding peroxidase family protein, translated to MDKQPRAARRTAAGYRTSLPWRIVTTGAQYVDRRIGWDRLPVIPGLLTLLGLRVKLRQKNLHDTGLLPSVDLPDPAPPSATHQVNRTADGSHNDLHDPRMGMAGTRFGRNIPLDRIAPAAPEDVLSAPNPREVSRALLTRDELTPAESVNSLVAAWLQFMVRDWFSHGTSPTERPWEVPLMDDDPWPEHPMRIMRTPDDPTRDPRAPAGTPDTRVNVSSHWWDASQIYGANQTEQRLMRSGELGKLRLWDDERPPFPSDPSRDPSHTPGFWLGLAMMHDLFAREHNAICDHLHGAYPSWNDEELFQRARLVNAALLAKIHTVEWTPAVISHPTTVMALRANWWGLAGERVHDLFGRISDSEVVSGIPGGETDHYGVPYSLTEEFVAVYRMHPLIRDEWHLRTAADDTSLRHCTLRDISGPGALKVLETTEMADLLYSFGTLHPGLVTLHNFPRFLQEFERPDGQLQDLAATDILRSRELGVPRYNEFRRLLRLKPAADFQDLTGNRAWAEQIQSLYDGDIEKVDLMVGLYAEKLPAGFAFSDTAFRIFILMASRRLNSDRFFTEHYTPEVYSKAGMAWIDDNSLITVLLRHHPELRTALTGLTNAFAPWQTAGRTVT